The genomic segment TGGCCGCCATCCACGTGTCCATCTCGTCGGCCGCGACCGCCTTGAAGAGGGCCAGCGCCTTCTCCTTGTCGGAGACCACCACGGACTGGCCGTCGATCGTGTCGCTGCCCTTGTTGGGGCTGGTGATGAACGTCAAATTGTTGCCGCGGATGCTGCGCATCTCGGTCGCCATGTCGGTCAGCGAGAAGTCGTTGTCGACCGTGACCGCCGCGGTGACCGCCTTGAGGAAGGAGTTGAGCTTGGCCGGGTTGCTGATCGTGCCGCTGCTCGCCGCCTTGTCCATGACCGCCTTGAGGAAGTCCTGCTGGTGCTGCATGCGGGCGAAGTCGCCGCGGGCGAACTGCTTGCGCTGACGCACCCAGTCGAGGGCCTGCTCGCCGTTCATGTGCATGGTGCCCTTCTTGAACACCCGGTACGGCTTGTGGATCGAGGTGACGGTCTGCTCGACCTTGAGGTCGACCCCGCCCAGCGCGTCGGTGACCTCCTTGAAGCCGCCGAAGTCGATCGCCATGACGTGGTCGATCTTCACGTCGGTCAGGCACTCGACCGTGTGCACGGCGCGGGGCAGGCCACCGAAGGCGAAGGCCGCATTGATCTTGGCCCGGCTGCCGTCGCCGCACTCGGCGTCGTTGCTCTTGGGGATGACCACCCACAGGTCGCGCGGGATCGAGATGAGCTGCGCGGATTTGTGGTCCTCGGGGATGTGCATGAGGATCAGCGTGTCCGCGCGCCACTTGCCGGCGCCGTCGTCCTTCGAGTCGGGGTCGCGGGAGTCGCTGCCCACGAGCAGCATGTTCTGTGCGCCCTCGATGGCCTTGGCCGGGCGGTCGGTGGTGAGGCCGGTGAAGGCGTCAGTGCGCTTGAGGTCCTTGTCGAGGCCCGAGGCGTACCCGTAGAGCGAGATGCCCGCGATGACGGCGATGATCAGGACGACCAGGCCGGCCAACAGGGCGATCCGCCCCCACTTGGGCTTGGGCCGGCGGCCCCGGTACGAGGTGCCACGACCGGGGTCACTCGGAGGAGGGGTGCCGCCTCCGCCGCCAGCGCCACGGGGCGGCCAGTTGTCGCGCTGCGGCGACGCGTTGCCACGGTATGCACCCGCAGGGCGGGCGGAGGCCCGGCCCGACGACGGGACAGAGGCTCGACCGGAACCGGAACTCCCGTAAGGGGACGTAGGCGCTGACATGAAACCAGATTACGTACCCCGTGCCCGAACGCCCTGCCATCGAACCGACACGGCACGAAGTCGGGAGAAGGCCCAGCAGCAGAAATGCGGGGCCGGCTGTCGCCGGCCCCGCATACCGAATTAATCCAGACTTAGTGTGCGCCGTGGCCGGTCAGCGACCGGACCTCGAGCTCGGCGTACTTCGCGCTGTCGTCCTCCTTCGAGATCACCGTGCCGATCCAGCCGCACAGGAAGCCGATCGGGATCGAGATGATGCCCGGGTTGGAGAGCGGGAAGAAGTGCCAGTCGCTGTCCGGGAACATGGCGGTCGCCGAGCCGGACACGACAGGCGAGAAGAACACCAGGACCACGGCCGCGATCAGACCGCCGTAGATCGACCACAGCGCGCCCGAGGTGTTGAACCGCTTCCAGAACAGGCTGTAGAGGATCGCCGGCAGGTTGGCCGAGGCGGCCACCGCGAACGCGAGCGCGACCAGGAAGGCCACGTTCAGGCTCTGCGCGAAGATCGACAGCGCGATCGCGACCGCGCCGATGACCAGGGCCGAGATGCGGGCGACCCGCACCTCGTCGCGCTCCGACGCCTGACCACGACGCATGACGTTGGCGTAGAAGTCGTGCGCCACGCTCGACGAGGAGGCCAGGGTCAGACCGGCCACCACGGCGAGGATCGTGGCGAACGCGACCGCCGCGATGATCGCCAGCAGCACCGCGCCGCCCGTCTCGCCGCCGAGGTAGTCGACGCCCAGCACCTGGGCCAGCTGCGGGGCGGCCGTGTTGCCCGCCTTGTCCTGCGCGGTGATGTTCGCGCCGCCCACCAGGGCCGCCGCGCCGAAGCCGAGGGCCAGGGTGAACAGGTAGAACGTGCCGATGATGCCGATTGCCCAGAGCACGCTCTTACGGGCGATCTTGCTGGTCGGCACCGTGTAGAACCGGGTCAGGATGTGCGGCAGA from the Paractinoplanes abujensis genome contains:
- a CDS encoding LCP family protein translates to MSAPTSPYGSSGSGRASVPSSGRASARPAGAYRGNASPQRDNWPPRGAGGGGGTPPPSDPGRGTSYRGRRPKPKWGRIALLAGLVVLIIAVIAGISLYGYASGLDKDLKRTDAFTGLTTDRPAKAIEGAQNMLLVGSDSRDPDSKDDGAGKWRADTLILMHIPEDHKSAQLISIPRDLWVVIPKSNDAECGDGSRAKINAAFAFGGLPRAVHTVECLTDVKIDHVMAIDFGGFKEVTDALGGVDLKVEQTVTSIHKPYRVFKKGTMHMNGEQALDWVRQRKQFARGDFARMQHQQDFLKAVMDKAASSGTISNPAKLNSFLKAVTAAVTVDNDFSLTDMATEMRSIRGNNLTFITSPNKGSDTIDGQSVVVSDKEKALALFKAVAADEMDTWMAANLKKGSGAAGSN